A genome region from uncultured Tolumonas sp. includes the following:
- a CDS encoding DNA polymerase II — MFIARQMGFLLTRQSRDVADQAQVEYWLATEDGPVRLLLTGEQLSFYLPLRDKERALELFRQHHLHGRLRTTTLNTFQQEPVLACCFPTLSAYHRAVELLHLHQLTIYESDLRFADVCLMQRFITAGMRFSGHFRQRAGYREVKLTELEPAEVTPHFRVLSLDVECAMDGELYSVALLLREPDGREISTVIMVGTAEPSDMNIEWVNNEYSLLLALERWLLRHDPDIIIGWNVVNFDFRLLLRRAEFHKYPLRWGRGQSLMRWRPSRLDDQQGQLILPGRMVIDGIDALKSATFRFDRFGLEYVAQELLGRGKAIHDPDDRIAEISRLFHHDKPALAHYNLEDCRLVIEIFDKCHLLSFLCLRSQLTGLELDRYGGSVAAFTNLYIPRLHQAGFVAPNLPHGAIATSPGGYVMNSLPGFYHDVLVLDFKSLYPSIIRTFHIDPLALVHGLQEPETDTIPGYVGGRFSRKHHILPGLIAHLWQAREQAKTEHDQPRSQAIKILMNAFYGVMGSVGCRFFDPRLASGITMRGHWIMQESRIFIESHGYTVIYGDTDSIFVWLKNRVSAEKAQQMGKELVQKINLWWKEKLQQEFQLESCLELQFERHYHRFLMPTLRGTELGSKKRYAGLCHENGEDKLIFKGMETVRSDWTELAKQFQTGLYERIFQEQDPREFIRDTIEKTQRGELDECLVYRKRLRRKLNDYDKTQPPHVKAARLADEIRRQRGLPPRYQHKGWIEYVITTQGPEPVAYQQHPLDYQHYIDKQLKPVADAILPHIHLQFDQIVNTQLSLF, encoded by the coding sequence ATGTTTATCGCCCGCCAGATGGGGTTTCTGCTGACCCGACAAAGCCGGGATGTGGCAGATCAAGCTCAAGTTGAATACTGGCTAGCGACGGAGGATGGCCCGGTTCGTTTACTTCTGACTGGTGAACAGCTGAGTTTTTACCTGCCTTTGCGCGATAAAGAGCGTGCCTTAGAGTTATTCCGCCAGCATCATCTGCATGGGCGTTTGCGCACCACAACCTTAAACACCTTTCAGCAAGAACCGGTATTAGCCTGCTGTTTTCCGACTTTATCCGCTTATCACCGCGCGGTTGAATTACTGCATTTGCACCAACTGACCATCTATGAAAGTGATCTGCGTTTTGCCGATGTCTGCCTGATGCAGCGCTTTATTACGGCAGGTATGCGCTTCAGTGGTCATTTCCGGCAACGGGCTGGTTATCGGGAAGTAAAACTCACCGAACTGGAACCGGCCGAAGTGACGCCACATTTTCGCGTGTTATCACTCGATGTCGAGTGCGCGATGGATGGTGAACTCTATTCCGTTGCCTTATTGCTGCGGGAACCGGATGGCCGTGAAATTTCGACGGTGATCATGGTCGGCACCGCCGAACCATCAGATATGAACATTGAATGGGTGAATAACGAATACTCGCTGCTGCTGGCGCTGGAGCGTTGGTTGTTGCGTCATGATCCCGATATCATCATTGGCTGGAATGTGGTGAATTTCGATTTCCGGCTGTTGTTACGGCGGGCTGAATTTCATAAATACCCTCTGCGTTGGGGGCGTGGGCAAAGCCTGATGCGGTGGCGCCCATCCCGCCTAGATGATCAGCAAGGCCAGTTGATCTTACCGGGCCGAATGGTGATTGATGGTATCGATGCTCTGAAATCAGCTACGTTTCGCTTTGATCGGTTTGGGCTGGAGTATGTTGCGCAGGAACTGCTGGGGCGCGGCAAAGCGATCCACGACCCGGATGATCGTATTGCTGAAATCTCGCGTCTGTTTCATCACGATAAACCGGCTTTAGCGCATTACAATCTGGAAGATTGCCGGTTGGTGATCGAGATTTTTGATAAGTGTCATCTACTCTCGTTTCTCTGTTTACGTAGCCAGTTAACCGGGTTAGAGCTTGATCGCTACGGTGGTTCGGTGGCGGCGTTTACTAATCTGTATATTCCTCGTTTACATCAGGCTGGTTTTGTCGCACCCAATTTACCGCACGGTGCCATCGCGACGTCACCTGGCGGTTATGTGATGAATTCACTGCCCGGTTTTTACCATGATGTCTTAGTGCTCGATTTTAAGAGTCTATATCCCAGCATCATTCGCACATTTCATATTGATCCGCTGGCGCTGGTGCATGGTTTACAAGAGCCGGAAACAGACACCATTCCCGGTTATGTTGGCGGGCGTTTTTCCCGCAAACACCATATTCTGCCGGGATTAATTGCTCATCTGTGGCAAGCGCGGGAACAAGCGAAAACTGAGCATGATCAGCCGCGTTCACAAGCGATCAAGATCCTGATGAATGCCTTTTATGGTGTGATGGGGTCGGTCGGCTGCCGGTTTTTTGATCCTCGTTTAGCCTCGGGTATTACCATGCGTGGGCATTGGATCATGCAGGAATCGCGAATTTTTATTGAGTCACACGGCTATACCGTCATTTATGGCGATACGGATTCGATTTTTGTCTGGCTGAAAAACCGGGTGAGCGCAGAAAAAGCACAGCAGATGGGGAAAGAATTAGTACAGAAGATCAATCTGTGGTGGAAAGAAAAACTCCAGCAGGAATTTCAGCTTGAGTCGTGTCTTGAGCTGCAATTTGAACGGCATTACCACCGCTTTCTGATGCCGACCTTACGCGGCACGGAATTGGGCAGCAAAAAACGTTATGCTGGTCTTTGCCATGAAAACGGCGAAGATAAGCTCATATTTAAAGGTATGGAAACCGTACGATCCGATTGGACGGAACTGGCCAAACAATTCCAGACCGGATTGTATGAGCGTATTTTTCAGGAACAAGACCCGCGCGAATTTATTCGTGACACAATTGAGAAAACCCAGCGTGGTGAATTGGACGAATGTCTGGTTTATCGCAAACGCTTACGTCGTAAACTCAACGATTACGACAAAACACAACCCCCGCATGTAAAAGCGGCACGTCTGGCGGATGAGATCCGCCGTCAACGCGGTTTGCCTCCCCGCTACCAGCACAAAGGCTGGATCGAATACGTGATCACCACACAAGGCCCGGAGCCGGTGGCGTATCAGCAGCATCCGCTCGATTATCAACACTATATTGATAAACAACTTAAGCCGGTGGCCGATGCCATCCTGCCGCACATCCACCTGCAGTTTGATCAAATCGTCAATACTCAGCTTTCCCTGTTTTAA
- a CDS encoding DUF4357 domain-containing protein: MLNKQVNFIVDSQGHRVAAVVPIDIFDELMTLQKALMSNKPGEREMYRFLVKDAEASGYPVGQRYKPGFMIAQGSTATLEQAGSLRQAVIDLRNNLLVKGVLVRTNNCYLFTDDYLFNSPSLAASLIAGNNRSGLDAWSNDTGFTLKQSGYGKK, from the coding sequence ATGTTGAATAAACAGGTCAATTTTATCGTCGATAGTCAGGGCCATCGGGTGGCGGCTGTGGTGCCGATCGATATTTTTGATGAATTAATGACCCTGCAAAAAGCGTTGATGAGCAACAAACCCGGCGAACGGGAAATGTATCGTTTTCTGGTTAAAGATGCCGAAGCCAGCGGTTACCCGGTGGGGCAGCGTTATAAGCCGGGGTTTATGATTGCTCAAGGCTCCACGGCAACTTTAGAACAGGCTGGTTCATTGCGCCAAGCGGTGATTGATCTGCGTAATAACTTATTAGTGAAAGGTGTGTTGGTACGCACCAATAACTGCTATTTATTTACTGATGATTATCTGTTTAACAGCCCGAGCCTTGCTGCCAGTCTGATCGCCGGTAATAACCGCAGTGGTCTGGATGCCTGGAGCAACGACACAGGGTTTACTCTGAAACAATCCGGTTATGGGAAAAAATAA
- a CDS encoding GNAT family N-acetyltransferase, translating into MSDNCFCRQAVTNDAFALSDLLTQLGYPDTADFMVSKLNAIANDAAAVCWVAEINQQVVGFLSLHIIPQLALAGDFARISYFCIDETARSHGVGKALLQQAEAYAREQRCDRMEVHCHQRRVDAHRFYVREGFAESPKYFIKML; encoded by the coding sequence ATGTCAGACAATTGCTTTTGTCGCCAAGCCGTCACTAATGATGCGTTTGCGTTATCCGATTTATTAACGCAACTGGGTTATCCCGATACTGCAGATTTTATGGTCAGCAAACTCAATGCCATCGCTAACGACGCGGCGGCGGTTTGTTGGGTCGCCGAAATAAATCAACAAGTGGTTGGTTTTTTATCTCTGCATATTATTCCACAGCTTGCGTTAGCCGGTGATTTTGCCCGTATCAGCTATTTTTGTATTGATGAAACCGCGCGCAGCCATGGTGTTGGTAAAGCACTGTTACAGCAGGCGGAAGCGTATGCCCGTGAGCAGCGCTGTGATCGGATGGAAGTGCATTGCCATCAGCGCCGAGTCGATGCCCATCGTTTTTATGTGCGCGAAGGGTTCGCAGAATCACCCAAATATTTCATTAAAATGTTGTAG
- a CDS encoding HAD family phosphatase, whose amino-acid sequence MVRAICFDFDGTLVDSEHLHYAAWQAELQPFGCSLEKSRYMAQFSGVSTYATAKTLIQDYQLPIATEQLMAQKTARFLSLLETELPTPMPGAYELLRDMQQSDLAVALVTGSYRKEIEPVLDNLGWRDFFPLIITRDDVQNAKPHPEPYLAALERLNLSADECLALEDSATGIRSAHDAGLTVLAITTPHATLAHDVGYSALFYSLPEVGEHVRQLLLSPSRH is encoded by the coding sequence ATGGTCAGGGCAATTTGTTTTGATTTTGATGGCACGCTCGTAGACTCAGAGCATTTACATTATGCCGCATGGCAAGCGGAATTGCAGCCTTTTGGTTGTTCACTGGAAAAGAGCCGATACATGGCGCAATTTTCTGGTGTCTCAACTTATGCGACAGCCAAGACATTAATTCAGGATTACCAATTACCCATTGCAACAGAGCAACTGATGGCGCAGAAAACCGCGCGTTTTCTCTCTTTATTAGAAACTGAATTACCGACGCCTATGCCTGGTGCTTATGAGTTGCTGCGTGATATGCAACAAAGCGATCTGGCGGTTGCCTTAGTTACCGGCTCCTATCGGAAGGAAATTGAACCGGTGCTGGATAATCTGGGCTGGCGCGATTTCTTTCCGTTGATCATTACCCGTGATGATGTACAAAATGCCAAACCCCATCCGGAACCTTATTTGGCTGCACTGGAGCGATTGAATCTTTCGGCAGACGAATGTCTGGCACTGGAAGATTCGGCGACCGGTATTCGAAGTGCGCACGATGCCGGGTTAACCGTGTTAGCCATCACGACGCCTCATGCAACACTGGCGCACGATGTGGGTTACAGCGCCTTGTTTTATTCACTGCCAGAGGTGGGGGAGCATGTCAGACAATTGCTTTTGTCGCCAAGCCGTCACTAA
- the argA gene encoding amino-acid N-acetyltransferase encodes MVRERDAMLVHAFRHSTPYVNHHRGSTFVIMLSGETVADENFSSLIADIALLQSLGIRLVLVFGARPQIDAALIQDNIPLRFHKHVRVTDDETFSVIKQVCGGMQMDIMAKMSMGLINTPMAGAHLNVVSGNFVTSQPLGVDEGVDYFHGGRVRRVDADGIKRQLDQQNIVLISPLGFSVTGESFSVSSEEVAAKVAIALNANKLISFCSHQGVINEKGEVVPELFPEQAEEYLTRLEELGDDSSGTARYFRSAIAACRGGVPRSHLVSYREDGALVQELFTRDGIGTQIVRHSAEQARPATIDDIGGILDLIRPLEAEGILVKRSREQLEMQIDNFFIIERDGMIISCAALYPYEEAMAEMACVAVHPDYRSSNRGDRMVSQIEDLARAKNIKKLFVLTTRSIHWFRERGFEPVEVSALPMEKQRLYNYQRRSKILMKDL; translated from the coding sequence ATGGTACGTGAAAGAGATGCAATGCTGGTGCATGCGTTCCGTCATTCAACCCCGTATGTAAACCACCACCGTGGTTCTACCTTCGTGATCATGTTGAGTGGTGAAACGGTTGCTGATGAAAACTTTTCCTCGCTGATCGCAGATATCGCGCTGCTGCAAAGTCTGGGGATCAGGCTGGTATTGGTTTTTGGTGCGCGTCCGCAAATTGATGCAGCCCTGATTCAGGATAATATTCCTCTGCGCTTTCATAAGCATGTTCGCGTTACTGATGATGAAACATTCAGCGTAATCAAACAAGTCTGCGGCGGCATGCAGATGGATATCATGGCAAAAATGTCGATGGGTCTGATCAATACGCCGATGGCCGGTGCCCATCTGAACGTGGTCAGTGGTAATTTCGTGACCTCGCAACCGCTGGGTGTCGATGAAGGCGTTGACTATTTCCATGGTGGTCGTGTGCGTCGAGTCGATGCGGATGGCATTAAACGCCAGCTCGATCAGCAAAATATTGTGCTGATCTCCCCACTGGGTTTTTCGGTCACCGGTGAAAGCTTCAGTGTCAGTTCAGAAGAAGTGGCCGCGAAAGTCGCGATTGCCCTGAATGCCAACAAACTGATCTCTTTCTGTTCCCATCAGGGTGTTATCAACGAAAAAGGCGAAGTCGTTCCAGAACTGTTCCCAGAACAGGCAGAAGAGTATTTAACTCGTCTGGAAGAGCTTGGCGATGACAGCTCTGGTACGGCGCGTTATTTCCGTTCTGCGATTGCTGCTTGTCGTGGCGGTGTGCCGCGCAGCCATCTGGTCAGTTACCGGGAAGATGGTGCACTGGTACAAGAGTTGTTTACCCGTGATGGTATCGGGACACAAATCGTGCGCCACAGTGCCGAGCAAGCCCGCCCAGCCACCATTGATGACATCGGTGGCATTTTAGATCTGATCCGCCCATTGGAAGCGGAAGGCATTCTGGTTAAACGTTCTCGCGAACAGCTGGAAATGCAGATCGACAACTTCTTCATCATTGAACGCGATGGCATGATCATCTCTTGCGCAGCGTTATACCCGTATGAAGAAGCCATGGCAGAAATGGCCTGTGTGGCTGTACATCCCGACTATCGCAGTTCCAACCGCGGTGATCGCATGGTGTCGCAGATTGAAGATTTAGCCCGCGCGAAAAATATCAAAAAACTGTTTGTGCTGACGACGCGTTCTATCCACTGGTTCCGTGAACGTGGTTTTGAACCGGTTGAAGTGAGCGCATTACCGATGGAAAAACAGCGCCTGTATAACTACCAGCGTCGTTCTAAAATTCTGATGAAAGATCTGTAA
- the lysC gene encoding lysine-sensitive aspartokinase 3, which produces MSKVTVAKFGGTSVADAEAMRRCAAIVTQTANTRVVVLSASSGVTNLLVDLARGTLSAAEQELHLKKLKSIQDNILNELGNPAPLRQTIDGILKEIADMARQATQNSDAALEDRLVAQGELMSTRLFTDMMNHLGHKAVWFDVRKVLRTDSRFGRATPAIEAIRNLAQQEMAGLLKDHIVITQGFIGANADGQTTTLGRGGSDFSAALLAEALSVDELEIWTDVPGIYTTDPRLVKEAHPIPEISFSEAAEMATFGAKVLHPATLQPAVRKGIPVFVGSSKDPAAGGTWVRDTTESNPLFRAVALRRNQILLTLHSPNMLHACGFLAQVFTILAKHGISVDLITTSEVSVAITLDQTGSSSTGRSVLNDGVLDELNAFCKVKVETDLALVALIGNRMSEVNGVGTQVFDAVSEHNVRMICYGASTHNLCFLVPESDASLVVQKLHQRLLGK; this is translated from the coding sequence GTGAGCAAGGTTACTGTTGCTAAATTTGGTGGCACAAGTGTCGCCGATGCCGAAGCCATGCGCCGTTGCGCAGCCATCGTTACCCAAACCGCCAACACCCGTGTGGTAGTGTTGAGCGCCAGTTCTGGTGTAACCAACCTGCTGGTTGATCTGGCACGCGGAACCTTATCTGCTGCCGAGCAGGAACTTCATCTGAAAAAACTCAAATCTATTCAGGACAACATTCTGAATGAATTGGGTAACCCAGCCCCGCTGCGTCAAACCATCGATGGCATCTTAAAAGAGATCGCCGATATGGCCCGCCAAGCGACCCAGAACAGCGATGCTGCGCTGGAAGATCGTCTGGTTGCACAAGGCGAGCTGATGTCGACCCGCCTGTTCACCGATATGATGAACCATCTTGGCCACAAAGCAGTGTGGTTTGATGTGCGTAAAGTGCTGCGTACTGACAGCCGCTTTGGCCGCGCAACACCGGCGATTGAAGCGATCCGCAATCTGGCACAGCAAGAAATGGCTGGTCTGCTGAAAGATCATATCGTGATCACTCAAGGTTTCATCGGCGCCAACGCCGATGGTCAAACTACCACGCTGGGCCGTGGCGGTAGCGATTTCAGCGCCGCATTGCTGGCAGAAGCACTGAGTGTTGATGAACTGGAAATCTGGACTGACGTACCAGGTATCTACACCACCGATCCTCGTTTGGTGAAAGAAGCACACCCGATCCCTGAGATTTCGTTCTCTGAAGCGGCAGAAATGGCAACTTTCGGTGCCAAAGTGCTGCATCCGGCCACCTTACAGCCTGCGGTACGTAAAGGTATTCCGGTCTTTGTTGGCTCGAGTAAAGATCCTGCTGCGGGCGGCACCTGGGTCCGTGATACTACGGAATCTAACCCGCTGTTCCGTGCCGTTGCGCTGCGCCGTAACCAGATCTTGTTAACACTGCACAGCCCGAACATGCTGCATGCCTGCGGCTTCCTGGCGCAAGTGTTCACCATTCTGGCCAAACACGGCATCTCGGTTGATCTGATCACCACTTCTGAAGTGAGTGTTGCTATCACGTTGGATCAAACCGGCAGTTCATCCACTGGCCGTTCTGTATTAAATGACGGCGTATTGGATGAACTGAATGCGTTCTGTAAAGTGAAAGTGGAAACCGATCTGGCACTGGTTGCACTGATTGGTAACCGCATGAGTGAAGTGAATGGCGTGGGTACGCAAGTATTCGACGCGGTCAGCGAACATAACGTGCGCATGATCTGCTACGGTGCCAGCACCCACAACCTCTGCTTCCTGGTACCCGAATCTGATGCGTCATTGGTTGTGCAGAAACTGCATCAACGTTTACTGGGAAAATAA
- a CDS encoding AzlD domain-containing protein produces MNHWTLIIGMMLVTFLPRYLPLLLADKMVFPEWLERAFNYVPTAVLSAIIAQTTLIHDGAVQLNVQNPYLIAALVAFVVALKCRQQLVVICCGLLAFGLMRLWL; encoded by the coding sequence ATGAACCATTGGACGCTGATTATCGGCATGATGCTGGTGACCTTTCTGCCCCGCTATTTACCCTTGTTATTGGCCGACAAAATGGTGTTTCCAGAATGGCTGGAGCGGGCGTTTAACTATGTACCAACTGCAGTATTAAGCGCCATTATCGCGCAAACCACCTTGATTCATGACGGTGCGGTGCAACTGAACGTGCAAAATCCGTATCTGATTGCCGCCTTAGTGGCGTTTGTGGTCGCACTAAAATGCCGTCAGCAGTTAGTCGTGATCTGTTGCGGCCTGTTGGCATTTGGCTTGATGCGCTTGTGGCTGTAA
- a CDS encoding AzlC family ABC transporter permease → MLLITTLNNLHDEVGYAEITMSDSISAFLSGVSKNVMSYSKWNLFRKGWIDTLPLVVAAAPFGVLYGALAIDNGLSLWSVLGMSLLVYAGASQFIAVTLLASATALPIICLTVFIVNLRHMLYAATLMPHVRDISLPRRTLMAFWLTDETFAVVSQRLQSEVQRGELVWYYLGSALFMYSNWALCTLVGVTIGKQLPNMTSWGLDVAMVVAFISIVVPALKKFPQWACAAVAVVCSIFMRDWPNQSGLMIASLLAVVTGMILEKGMKK, encoded by the coding sequence ATGCTGCTCATAACTACATTGAATAATTTGCATGATGAAGTGGGTTATGCCGAGATCACGATGAGTGATAGCATAAGTGCATTCTTATCGGGCGTCAGTAAAAACGTAATGTCTTATTCAAAATGGAATTTATTTCGTAAGGGTTGGATTGATACCTTGCCACTGGTGGTTGCTGCAGCGCCGTTTGGTGTGCTGTATGGTGCATTGGCAATTGATAATGGTTTGAGCCTGTGGTCGGTGCTAGGCATGTCGTTGCTGGTGTATGCCGGTGCGTCACAGTTCATTGCGGTAACCTTGCTGGCTTCGGCCACCGCATTGCCGATCATCTGTCTGACGGTGTTTATCGTCAATCTACGGCACATGTTATATGCCGCTACGTTAATGCCGCATGTGCGTGATATTTCACTGCCGCGGCGCACCCTGATGGCCTTCTGGCTAACCGATGAAACCTTTGCCGTCGTTAGTCAACGTTTACAAAGCGAAGTGCAACGTGGCGAACTGGTTTGGTATTACCTCGGTTCCGCTTTGTTTATGTATTCCAACTGGGCGCTGTGTACGCTGGTCGGCGTGACGATTGGTAAACAACTGCCCAATATGACCTCATGGGGGTTAGATGTTGCCATGGTGGTGGCGTTTATCAGCATTGTCGTGCCCGCACTGAAAAAGTTTCCGCAATGGGCTTGTGCGGCTGTTGCCGTGGTGTGCAGTATTTTCATGCGTGATTGGCCGAACCAAAGCGGTTTGATGATTGCGTCTTTATTGGCGGTGGTTACAGGGATGATACTGGAAAAAGGAATGAAGAAATGA
- a CDS encoding N-acetyltransferase family protein, which translates to MQIIQCSYEQHAAAILAIFNDAILHSTALYDYQARTMDNMVAWFKNKELGQYPVIGIENESGELMGFASYGSFRAYPANKYTLEHSVYVAAPFRGQGIAQTLMQHLIELAQAQNYHTLIGSIDASNQGSIALHEKLGFTHAGTIRHAGFKFGDWLDLAFYQLLLPTPLYPIDG; encoded by the coding sequence ATGCAAATTATTCAATGTAGTTATGAGCAGCATGCGGCTGCTATCCTCGCCATCTTTAACGATGCCATTTTGCATTCCACCGCGCTGTATGATTATCAGGCTCGCACTATGGACAATATGGTGGCATGGTTTAAAAACAAGGAACTTGGCCAATATCCGGTGATTGGGATCGAAAATGAATCGGGTGAACTGATGGGTTTTGCCAGTTACGGCAGCTTCCGCGCATACCCAGCCAACAAATATACGCTGGAACATTCGGTGTATGTAGCGGCCCCCTTTCGCGGTCAAGGTATTGCGCAAACACTGATGCAACATCTGATTGAACTGGCACAAGCGCAAAACTACCACACGCTGATTGGCAGCATTGATGCCAGCAATCAGGGCAGTATCGCGCTGCACGAGAAACTGGGATTTACACATGCCGGTACGATTCGGCATGCTGGCTTTAAGTTTGGCGACTGGCTGGATCTGGCCTTTTACCAGCTACTGCTGCCTACCCCGCTATACCCAATTGATGGCTGA
- the araC gene encoding arabinose operon transcriptional regulator AraC codes for MSTMQKDKPKQLNPLLPGYAFDVFLVSGMTPIEKGSVLDFIIDRPNGMKGYIMNLTVKGRGKIFSGEHEFIVEPGDLLLFPPEAVHYYGRADDSNEWYHRWVYFRPRAYWADWLRWPHEVERVGHIKLADQQLANEFDSLFLNIEETHKEIRPMSEQLAMNLLERLLIRCYEVTSLADHAPMDHRILEACQILSASLSAEFSIEELAERVFLSPSRLAHLFREQVGVSIVRWREDQRIIRAKLLLQTTPLPVAVIGQQTGYDDQLYFSRVFKKRVGVSPSEYRKSSSPL; via the coding sequence ATGTCCACCATGCAAAAAGACAAACCTAAACAACTGAATCCGTTGCTGCCGGGTTATGCGTTTGACGTATTTCTGGTGTCGGGCATGACGCCGATTGAAAAAGGCAGCGTGCTCGATTTCATCATTGATCGTCCGAATGGCATGAAAGGTTACATCATGAACCTGACGGTCAAAGGGCGGGGTAAAATCTTTTCCGGCGAGCATGAATTTATCGTTGAACCGGGCGATCTGCTGTTGTTTCCACCCGAAGCGGTGCATTACTACGGTCGCGCCGATGACAGCAACGAATGGTATCACCGCTGGGTTTATTTCCGCCCGCGCGCTTATTGGGCCGATTGGTTGCGTTGGCCGCATGAGGTCGAACGCGTTGGGCACATCAAACTGGCCGATCAACAATTAGCCAATGAGTTTGATAGCCTGTTTTTGAACATCGAAGAGACGCACAAAGAGATCCGCCCGATGTCGGAACAGCTGGCGATGAACCTGCTGGAGCGGTTGTTGATCCGTTGCTACGAAGTGACCTCATTAGCCGATCATGCACCGATGGATCACCGTATTCTCGAAGCGTGTCAGATCTTAAGTGCGTCGCTGTCTGCGGAATTCTCGATTGAGGAGTTAGCTGAGAGGGTGTTTTTATCACCATCGAGGCTGGCGCATTTGTTCCGCGAACAGGTCGGCGTGAGCATCGTGCGCTGGCGCGAAGATCAGCGGATCATCCGTGCCAAACTGCTGCTGCAAACCACGCCATTGCCGGTTGCCGTCATTGGTCAGCAAACCGGTTATGACGATCAGCTCTACTTTTCCCGCGTCTTTAAAAAGCGCGTCGGGGTCAGCCCGAGTGAATATCGTAAGAGCAGCAGCCCGTTGTGA